DNA sequence from the Aptenodytes patagonicus chromosome 13, bAptPat1.pri.cur, whole genome shotgun sequence genome:
TTTCTGACATCTTACATGAAAAAGATGGGCACTGATCTTGaacaaacaactaaaaaaacccccttttATGCTCTCTCTAGCCCCAAAATGCTTAGAAGTGTGGAGAAGGGACAGTTGAGGGTACAGCACGCTGAAGCTAGTTCTTCAGAATAGTGAGCAAAAACCCCATAATTATTTGTGGGGTGATCACTTTGCAAGTGGCAGTAATCTTTGCAGTGGCAGGAAGCAGAGTGTTGTGCTGCGTTTCCCAGAAGTCCCAAACAGACTGAGGTCCCCTCTGGGGACCAGCTGTGGAATTGATTCAGAGGAAGAAGAATCTTTGTATGCCCACAGTTTATAAGTGGAGGCTTCAGGCCTTAGACTTGTTTGTTTATCCTGCTTATCTCATGCACCCTGTGGAAATAACCACACATAGATAAATATGCTGGATTTCAGTAAGATGTAAAGAACCACTTGAAGGAATATTTGTTCTGGTGGTCAATCCAAACGATCTGTTTTAGGGACCTGACAGACTACAGGTAATCATTCTTTAGTTTTGTTGCAGTGCTTTAGCAAGGGTTATAAGTACAAAGAAATTATTGGACTGagtgctttcttctttctctttctgagcaGCTGTAATATATGGTGCATTAATTGAAATCTAatgtttcttcccacagctgatAGAGAATTCATAGAATCCAGGAGGAGAGCGCTGAAGCGTTTTATAAACCTGGTGGCTCGACATCCCCCTTTCTCAGAAGATGTGCTCTTGAAACTCTTTCTGTCGTTCAGTGGCTCAGTGAGTACTTGTTAGCAATAGTCTTGAGTTTGCGTGTCTTCCTGTAACTGCTGTGCTGGGCACAGAGTTCAGAATTGGTTTTGACCTACACATTATTGCTCCCCGTGATGAGGAGAATTTTCTTTCAATAGGTATTTCTACAGCTGGAAAGTGGAAGGTAATTTCACTCAATGCCAGGAATATAGTATTTTGAAAATGATAACTGTTCTTAGGGGAATACATATTATGCTTCTCCTTGAATTAAACCTAACCTGGATAAAGCTGTATCTGCTAAGTCGTGCCTTACTGTTGCAGTATATCTGAGACCTGTGTGAACTGCCTGTGTGTTACTTAATTGTTTCATGCTCATTTGATTCTGTATCTTCTTCAGGATGTACAGAATAAGCTAAGAGAGTTGATCCAGGGAGTAGGAGATGAATTTATGACCTGCAGATTAGCTACCCAGGCCAAGGTATGTATATGAATTTCTTGCAACAAATGGCTCTCTCCTCTAGGTGGACCAATTATGGCATTTGTTGAGTGATGGAGACCTTAGGTAGGAGAGAGTTGTTTCCAAAATTTGAAGGACTTTTAAACTTGTAATTTTATCGAAAAGATCAAACAAATATTTGATTCTTAAAGGCCTGACATTTCTAGCTATATGCTGGTTCATGAATATGATAAAGATTAAACAATGAATCCTGCTCAGAACATGTTTCTCAGTAATTACTTGTACTTGCATAACAAACAAATGCACATACTGCACAACTTAAAAGCTAACACCTAGATTGATGTCTTCCCCATGTGCTCATGCCCTCATTCTGTCTGTCATCCTCTCCCTGTGGGAGAGTAATTTGGACTGTTACAGAGAAATTAGTTATAAGTTCTCCATATATCTGTTTATGCCAGTGATTAGTGCTATGGcaaattttaaatatacattcaCTGTGTTCATTGAGCAATTTTAAAGCAAGTTGTTGTTCAAGTTCCTGCAATGCTAGCAGAAGGTTTTGCAACTGGAGCTTAATTCAGGCTTTTACCAGTGATGCACAGGTCAAAAAGAGCTGAACTTTCAGTACATGCTTGACTTTGCCAGGCTGGCAGTTACCAGTAGCTTCAGATCAGAACCTGTGAGCTTGAAATCTCACAAACCCCGTTTTAATTGCATAGTAGAATTGCAGATTTCGCCAACTCTGTCTACACCCGGTATTTGAACCTCTTTCTGCCCCTGAAAATTAGGGGTATTTGTATGACGTCTGACTTGGACACCTAAATTGTGAAGCTAATCTCTTCAGGGTTGTTACAGCATGGCGTGAGAGAATGAGCGCAAGAGGGAAACTTGTCTCTCTCTGCTGACTGTATGGTGTGCCCACAATTAACGTATGTGAAATGTGCCTGTGATTTGTCTCTTGCACTTCTTCAGGACTTCCTTCCAGCTGACATACAGGCCCAGTTTGCTGCCAGCAGGGAGCtcatcagaaatatttataaTAGCTTTTATAAGCTTCGGGACCGTGCGGAGAGGATAGCTTCTCGAGCCATTGATAATGCCTCAGATCTTCTCATATTTGGAAAGGAGCTAAGGTAGGTTGGGAGAAAGAGGATTTGCTAATGTGAACGtttcttctgttgtttcagaACTCAAAACTGTTGTAAGGTTTACCTGCAAATGGTCTGGTAAGAATGGGTATTTCAATGCATGCTGTAGGTCATAATAAAATTTTTCctactaaaagaagaaaatgcatgctTTCCACTAAGGTTGCATTCCAtagagcaagagaaaagaaaatacaaatacctTGACATTCAGGTACTAGTTTTATGGTCTCTTCCACTAGTATATACACAGCTCTGCATTTGTGATTGTGCAGTAGTACCTTAGCACTGTGAGCTATTTAGACAGATGTGAAACTCTGAACTGCTCTCTGCAAATAAGTGTATCTACTTAGTGGAATTTGTCTCCTAGATTTGAATACTCCTTATCTCCTCCTAGTGCTTTGGGCTCAGACACTACACCGCTTCCTTCCTGGGCTGCTTTGAATAATAGCACATGGGGGACTCTGAAACAAGCCTTGAAGGGTCTGTCTGTTGAATTTGCACTGCTGGCAGATAAGGCTGTGCAGCAGGTGagttctttacttttttctttttgtaaaatgaagGAGGTGCATTGCTGCCTTAAGCTTCATCTTGAATCATGAGCTCTGTGGACATAGGCACTTAAAAGAGTTAAGAGGGAGATTGTAGTCCAAACTCAAATCCTCAACCACCAGCCTGTTCAAGCTTCAATGAAAAACCTGGACTgtgtttaaatgggaaaaaatacaatgggcaagggaaaggagggaacagcctgctttcttttttaatttcaaatggcTATTGGACAAGTTAAGTTGTACTACTGTACTGAGCTGTCCAAAAGTCCTGCGTTCTGTCTTACTAATCTGCTATGGAGAATCCAGAACTTATTTCTGAATCAAACTTTGACATTCATGTACTTAAACATTACATGAGAGTCATTCAGACAGAAGCATCATATTCCTGTGTGAGTGTGCAGTGTGATAATGACTGTTAGAATAATGTGAGAACATGACAGTCTGGGAAGGAAAAGTAATAGTTCTGTCTTCACTTCTCTTCATCTCATTGTGTTAAAATACTCAGCATGCTTTTATAGATCAGTCAGACCAGGTCTTTTTCTCCAGAGTTTATGCTCCAGAGAGCTCTATTGATACGGGAAGAAAAGACAGtatttagtaaaataaaaaaacaagtaGTGAAATTTGGCTTGGTGTCTCATCTCTGCCTTCTGGTGCATGAACTATTATGGGGAACATGCAAGTATTTATAGCTTTAATGGATTGCTTATCTTGTAAGAAGGGAAGATGAAAGATTGGAGGGATCTGCAAGAGCAAGAAATTCCAAGCAGAGAGAGCTGAAAGGACTGGCACACAGGACTGTGAAACTAACTCCTCTTGTTATAATGATCAGTCAATTGGAAAAGCTGTTCCTGCTCCAGTGAGATCTTTGTTCTGCATACTGAAGATTAAACACTCCAGTGCCATCTGAAAGTTTTTTGATGCAGCTGTGTAAGCGTTGCTGTTCCCTGGAGAATACAGTGGAGGGCCTGCATGGTGTAAGGATGTGAAGAACTGTGATGTCAGTTCTGCCAGGCTTACATAAAATGgactttttccttgttttctagGGTAAACAGGAAGAGAATGATGTGGTGGAGAAGCTGAACCTTTTCCTGGATTTACTCCAGTCCTATAAAGTGAGCTCTGCTGTTTTTCTGCCAGTGAGAAAGTTGTTTAGAGCAAGCTTGTGCTCTTTAGAGGGTGTAACGCCAACTGGATGGAAAACTGTCTGGGAGGCCAGTTCAGAGGCGAACTGGGCATCTGGCAGAGGGAGGGGAGTGGCTGTTGGCCGTAGCTAGCTCTATAGCCTTACTGATCAGCTCATCTTCTGATGAGAATTTGCCAAACGGCAAACCCTgcaaggaatttaaaaatatgacCGCTTGAACTATGTGGATCAGCTAACTCTTCTTCCAGATTTGGCTACTTTTGAGTCAAAGCAGTGAATTAGATGGCTACTGATTTGTTCATGGAGACATAAGTTCAGTTACAAATGAAAGAATTTTTGTTAATACTAATGTTTTGGtcaaaggcacttttttttaGATGCACCTACTGAAACTGTATGTGGCAGCTTGTCCTGACATTCCGAGGCCTGGACTGAAATAGAAGGACATGGGCAGGCTCTTACCAGAGTTAATTGCCAGCACTTAATATTGAGAAGGGCACAAAAGATAAGAGGCCTGATAAGATCCAAAATGGTGGCAGAAGTGATGCCCCAGATTGCCTCTTAAGCTCACTGGTCTGGGTCCAAGCAGTTTTGTTTCTTGAATTCTTAGCTGCCAACATTTTTTGACTctcttgaaaacaaagaaacaaaaatctgcagCACAGAAATTACATAAAGCGTGACCATGTGTTTGTGTTCCTGATATACTTGGCTTGCGTGCTTGCTGTCTCTTGGCTTCCACTAAGtacctgttttttccttttcccataaAGGACCTGTGTGAAAGACATGAGAAGGGGGTATTGCACAAGCACCAGCGAGCATTGCATAAGTACAGCATGATGAAGAAGCAGATGATGAGTGCCACTGTGCAGAACAAAGAACCAGAATCGGTGGAGCAATTGGAGTCTCGGATTGTGGAGGTAGGGCAGATGCCTGGGAGAGCAAAGGGTGGTACTGGACTCCTGTAATGGTGCCGCTATGTAGCTCAGTCATATTTGCAGAAGGCCATTAGGCTGAAAGGGTAACCTGTATTTTGGGTAATTTGAGCTACCTGCTGTGCTACAAGGAAAACGCGTTTGTTTTCCTCAACACTTATTACTGGCTCTTTGGCAACATGTCATTTGCAGGAGCTGTGGAAAGCAACAGTCTGCATGATTGAAAGTGCAGTTGCTGTCATATCAAGTGGGTCCAGGAACTGCCTTTTTAGGTTTTTGGTATGTGTTTGAATTGCTAGTATGGTGGGGAATGCTGTTTTCTCGTGCTGCAAGTGAACCTCCTTGGCACCCTCTTCCTGCCAGTGTACTTCACTGAGTTCCTCTTCTTTCAGCAAGAAAATGCTATCCTAACCATGGAGCTGCGGAATTACTTCTCTCTGTATTGCCTGCATCAGGAGACACAGCTTATCCACATCTATCTGCCTCTTACGTCTCACATTTTGGGGGCCTTTGTCAACTCCCAGATCCAGGGTCACAAAGAGGTGAGTTCTTCTGACTGTGttctttttcctaaaacatgAATGAGAATttgaatgtatttgttttcacCTGTGGGCCTTCCGACTCTAATTATCTGTCCAGCTGAGCTCTTTCATAACTTCTTAAGAAGTCATCTAAGGTCTTTCCAATTTGGGGTGAGGATCAGGGCTGGCCTCTAACCCCTCTAAAAGACTGTATCTTCTTGCAGCAagttgctgtgtttttcttttcttcttcttctctca
Encoded proteins:
- the SNX8 gene encoding sorting nexin-8 isoform X1 — encoded protein: MTAAAMDGEPPAGTAGAGTDLAKPPVNEPREPEQFLMQAPQGNPLLLSHTLQELLSKDSVQVELIPEKKGLFLKHVEYEVSSKRFKCSVYRRYNDFVVFHEMLLQKFPYRMVPALPPKRMLGADREFIESRRRALKRFINLVARHPPFSEDVLLKLFLSFSGSDVQNKLRELIQGVGDEFMTCRLATQAKDFLPADIQAQFAASRELIRNIYNSFYKLRDRAERIASRAIDNASDLLIFGKELSALGSDTTPLPSWAALNNSTWGTLKQALKGLSVEFALLADKAVQQGKQEENDVVEKLNLFLDLLQSYKDLCERHEKGVLHKHQRALHKYSMMKKQMMSATVQNKEPESVEQLESRIVEQENAILTMELRNYFSLYCLHQETQLIHIYLPLTSHILGAFVNSQIQGHKEMSKVWNELKPKLSCLFVGSSNMPTPPLSPPEGNFFSN
- the SNX8 gene encoding sorting nexin-8 isoform X2 encodes the protein MSYCTKERACSDLAKPPVNEPREPEQFLMQAPQGNPLLLSHTLQELLSKDSVQVELIPEKKGLFLKHVEYEVSSKRFKCSVYRRYNDFVVFHEMLLQKFPYRMVPALPPKRMLGADREFIESRRRALKRFINLVARHPPFSEDVLLKLFLSFSGSDVQNKLRELIQGVGDEFMTCRLATQAKDFLPADIQAQFAASRELIRNIYNSFYKLRDRAERIASRAIDNASDLLIFGKELSALGSDTTPLPSWAALNNSTWGTLKQALKGLSVEFALLADKAVQQGKQEENDVVEKLNLFLDLLQSYKDLCERHEKGVLHKHQRALHKYSMMKKQMMSATVQNKEPESVEQLESRIVEQENAILTMELRNYFSLYCLHQETQLIHIYLPLTSHILGAFVNSQIQGHKEMSKVWNELKPKLSCLFVGSSNMPTPPLSPPEGNFFSN